A stretch of the Musa acuminata AAA Group cultivar baxijiao chromosome BXJ2-7, Cavendish_Baxijiao_AAA, whole genome shotgun sequence genome encodes the following:
- the LOC135617674 gene encoding uncharacterized protein LOC135617674 isoform X1 — MALLGFCCCFFLVYLLIVLISFIVDHAFRDRRGGASQRDERKGLPESLGEKEESCVRFKFQHQISNYQRGNCDEEPEAALPVDGGDESSHGFSSEKDFRGFMEQPKAATSCTELDSGEEAAAAADDDAVHNASDSIEIKDKILPRNYEVVEENGACSLSEEFSGFDSETDSISMSDGYSVHDLVVDSDGFLSERDFDGEEEQLRKSLNQEEEEEEEGEEEEEEEEEEEEEEEEEEEEEADDRLQETTNLPCSHAPQIEFTDSSDDDLDSTSRGCSPMKSPEEVLDAEEAGDEPDAAADESEKKNQFKVSGDEEYSELELLWEHQDLIEQLRMELRRARDIGLPTILEESESPRTVEDLKPLKMDESFLHEDPLDELHRAYRSYRERMRKFDILNYQKMYAIGFLQVKDPLRSLGPRKTLALAISSILSQSFWSIRRKPSSEPSDKFIKELQSDLEVVYVGQTCLSWEFLRWQYEKARELPESDPYRSHHFNQVAGEFQQFQVVIQRFVENETFQGPRLPNYIRNRCVLRNLLQVPLIREDGAREKMEDHQKGCYDITSEMIEDVMEESIRIFWEFVKADKDETPGILKGFMGAHVDLQDPSDFDLMEDIQSDLRKVVHASPVLQLSLLLSCNLLLFGAEREEAQRHCKNRQLHSQEVQKAKGRSIKSGPLLLPSRPEAGGKSAENVYNHNRSIGVVPQETEQD, encoded by the exons ATGGCGCTCCTTGGTTTCTGTTGCTGCTTCTTTCTTGTCTATCTTCTGATCGTTTTGATCAGCTTCATCGTCGATCACGCTTTCAG GGATAGGAGAGGAGGAGCTTCGCAGAGAGATGAGCGCAAAGGTCTGCCTGAATCCTTGGGGGAGAAAGAGGAATCGTGCGTCAGGTTTAAGTTCCAGCATCAGATATCGAATTACCAGAGAGGCAATTGCGATGAGGAACCAGAAGCGGCGTTACCTGTTGATGGAGGAGACGAGTCTTCTCACGGCTTCTCGTCCGAAAAAGACTTCCGCGGGTTCATGGAACAGCCGAAAGCCGCAACCTCTTGTACCGAGCTCGATTCaggagaagaagcagcagcagctgccGATGATGATGCCGTGCACAATGCCAGCGATTCGATCGAGATCAAGGACAAGATATTGCCGAGAAATTATGAGGTCGTGGAAGAGAATGGAGCATGTTCTTTGTCGGAGGAATTCTCCGGCTTCGATTCGGAGACCGACTCCATTAGCATGAGCGATGGTTACTCGGTGCACGACCTCGTCGTGGACTCAGATGGTTTCTTGTCCGAGAGAGACTTCGATGGAGAAGAAGAACAGCTGCGGAAGAGTCtgaaccaagaagaagaagaagaagaagaaggagaagaagaagaagaagaagaagaagaagaagaagaagaagaagaagaagaagaagaagaagaagctgatgACAGGCTTCAAGAAACAACGAATCTGCCATGTTCTCATGCACCCCAAATCGAGTTCACCGATTCCAGTGACGACGATCTTGATTCGACGAGCAGAGGTTGCAGTCCTATGAAGAGCCCTGAGGAAGTCCTCGATGCAGAAGAGGCAGGAGACGAACCAGATGCTGCTGCTGATGAGTCGGAGAAGAAGAATCAGTTCAAGGTCTCAGGAGACGAGGAGTACAGCGAGCTGGAGCTGCTCTGGGAGCACCAGGACCTGATAGAACAGCTGAGGATGGAGCTGAGGAGAGCGAGGGACATCGGTCTGCCGACGATTCTGGAGGAGTCAGAGAGCCCCCGAACAGTGGAGGATCTGAAGCCATTAAAGATGGACGAGAGCTTCCTTCACGAGGATCCACTGGACGAGCTGCACAGGGCTTACAGGAGCTACAGGGAGAGGATGAGGAAGTTCGACATCCTCAACTACCAGAAAATGTACGCAATAG GTTTCCTGCAGGTGAAGGATCCTCTCAGATCACTGGGACCTCGAAAGACATTAGCCTTAGCAATCTCATCCATCCTCTCCCAAAGCTTCTGGTCGATTCGTCGAAAACCCAGCTCCGAACCTTCAGACAAGTTCATCAAGGAGCTTCAGAGTGACCTGGAAGTGGTGTACGTTGGCCAGACATGCCTGTCATGGGAGTTCTTGAGATGGCAGTACGAGAAAGCTCGGGAATTGCCGGAATCCGATCCATACCGAAGCCACCACTTCAATCAAGTGGCCGGAGAATTCCAACAGTTCCAAGTGGTCATCCAGAGATTCGTCGAGAACGAAACATTTCAAGGGCCGAGGCTGCCAAACTACATCAGAAACCGATGCGTTCTCCGAAATCTTCTCCAAGTTCCTTTGATCAGAG AGGATGGAGCGAGAGAGAAGATGGAGGATCACCAGAAGGGATGCTATGACATCACAAGTGAGATGATAGAAGATGTCATGGAGGAATCCATCAGGATCTTCTGGGAATTTGTCAAGGCAGACAAGGATGAAACCCCAGGTATTCTGAAAGGGTTCATGGGAGCTCATGTCGACCTGCAAGACCCATCAGACTTTGACCTCATGGAAGACATCCAATCCGATCTCCGCAAGGTGGTGCATGCTTCTCCAGTTCTTCAACTGTCTCTACTCCTCTCCTGTAATCTCCTCTTGTTTGGTGCAGAAAGAGAAGAAGCTCAAAGACATTGTAAGAACCGGCAACTGCATAGTCAAGAAGTTCAAAAGGCCAAAGGAAGATCGATCAAATCAGGACCTCTTCTTCTCCCAAGTAGACCTGAAGCTGGTGGCAAGAGTGCTGAGAATGTCTACAATCACAACCGATCAATTGGTGTGGTGCCACAAGAAACTGAGCAAGATTAG
- the LOC135617674 gene encoding uncharacterized protein LOC135617674 isoform X2: MALLGFCCCFFLVYLLIVLISFIVDHAFRDRRGGASQRDERKGLPESLGEKEESCVRFKFQHQISNYQRGNCDEEPEAALPVDGGDESSHGFSSEKDFRGFMEQPKAATSCTELDSGEEAAAAADDDAVHNASDSIEIKDKILPRNYEVVEENGACSLSEEFSGFDSETDSISMSDGYSVHDLVVDSDGFLSERDFDGEEEQLRKSLNQEEEEEEEGEEEEEEEEEEEEEEEEEEEEEADDRLQETTNLPCSHAPQIEFTDSSDDDLDSTSRGCSPMKSPEEVLDAEEAGDEPDAAADESEKKNQFKVSGDEEYSELELLWEHQDLIEQLRMELRRARDIGLPTILEESESPRTVEDLKPLKMDESFLHEDPLDELHRAYRSYRERMRKFDILNYQKMYAIGFLQVKDPLRSLGPRKTLALAISSILSQSFWSIRRKPSSEPSDKFIKELQSDLEVVYVGQTCLSWEFLRWQYEKARELPESDPYRSHHFNQVAGEFQQFQVVIQRFVENETFQGPRLPNYIRNRCVLRNLLQVPLIREDGAREKMEDHQKGCYDITSEMIEDVMEESIRIFWEFVKADKDETPGILKGFMGAHVDLQDPSDFDLMEDIQSDLRKKEKKLKDIVRTGNCIVKKFKRPKEDRSNQDLFFSQVDLKLVARVLRMSTITTDQLVWCHKKLSKIRLVERKIYREPSFLLFPC, encoded by the exons ATGGCGCTCCTTGGTTTCTGTTGCTGCTTCTTTCTTGTCTATCTTCTGATCGTTTTGATCAGCTTCATCGTCGATCACGCTTTCAG GGATAGGAGAGGAGGAGCTTCGCAGAGAGATGAGCGCAAAGGTCTGCCTGAATCCTTGGGGGAGAAAGAGGAATCGTGCGTCAGGTTTAAGTTCCAGCATCAGATATCGAATTACCAGAGAGGCAATTGCGATGAGGAACCAGAAGCGGCGTTACCTGTTGATGGAGGAGACGAGTCTTCTCACGGCTTCTCGTCCGAAAAAGACTTCCGCGGGTTCATGGAACAGCCGAAAGCCGCAACCTCTTGTACCGAGCTCGATTCaggagaagaagcagcagcagctgccGATGATGATGCCGTGCACAATGCCAGCGATTCGATCGAGATCAAGGACAAGATATTGCCGAGAAATTATGAGGTCGTGGAAGAGAATGGAGCATGTTCTTTGTCGGAGGAATTCTCCGGCTTCGATTCGGAGACCGACTCCATTAGCATGAGCGATGGTTACTCGGTGCACGACCTCGTCGTGGACTCAGATGGTTTCTTGTCCGAGAGAGACTTCGATGGAGAAGAAGAACAGCTGCGGAAGAGTCtgaaccaagaagaagaagaagaagaagaaggagaagaagaagaagaagaagaagaagaagaagaagaagaagaagaagaagaagaagaagaagaagctgatgACAGGCTTCAAGAAACAACGAATCTGCCATGTTCTCATGCACCCCAAATCGAGTTCACCGATTCCAGTGACGACGATCTTGATTCGACGAGCAGAGGTTGCAGTCCTATGAAGAGCCCTGAGGAAGTCCTCGATGCAGAAGAGGCAGGAGACGAACCAGATGCTGCTGCTGATGAGTCGGAGAAGAAGAATCAGTTCAAGGTCTCAGGAGACGAGGAGTACAGCGAGCTGGAGCTGCTCTGGGAGCACCAGGACCTGATAGAACAGCTGAGGATGGAGCTGAGGAGAGCGAGGGACATCGGTCTGCCGACGATTCTGGAGGAGTCAGAGAGCCCCCGAACAGTGGAGGATCTGAAGCCATTAAAGATGGACGAGAGCTTCCTTCACGAGGATCCACTGGACGAGCTGCACAGGGCTTACAGGAGCTACAGGGAGAGGATGAGGAAGTTCGACATCCTCAACTACCAGAAAATGTACGCAATAG GTTTCCTGCAGGTGAAGGATCCTCTCAGATCACTGGGACCTCGAAAGACATTAGCCTTAGCAATCTCATCCATCCTCTCCCAAAGCTTCTGGTCGATTCGTCGAAAACCCAGCTCCGAACCTTCAGACAAGTTCATCAAGGAGCTTCAGAGTGACCTGGAAGTGGTGTACGTTGGCCAGACATGCCTGTCATGGGAGTTCTTGAGATGGCAGTACGAGAAAGCTCGGGAATTGCCGGAATCCGATCCATACCGAAGCCACCACTTCAATCAAGTGGCCGGAGAATTCCAACAGTTCCAAGTGGTCATCCAGAGATTCGTCGAGAACGAAACATTTCAAGGGCCGAGGCTGCCAAACTACATCAGAAACCGATGCGTTCTCCGAAATCTTCTCCAAGTTCCTTTGATCAGAG AGGATGGAGCGAGAGAGAAGATGGAGGATCACCAGAAGGGATGCTATGACATCACAAGTGAGATGATAGAAGATGTCATGGAGGAATCCATCAGGATCTTCTGGGAATTTGTCAAGGCAGACAAGGATGAAACCCCAGGTATTCTGAAAGGGTTCATGGGAGCTCATGTCGACCTGCAAGACCCATCAGACTTTGACCTCATGGAAGACATCCAATCCGATCTCCGCAAG AAAGAGAAGAAGCTCAAAGACATTGTAAGAACCGGCAACTGCATAGTCAAGAAGTTCAAAAGGCCAAAGGAAGATCGATCAAATCAGGACCTCTTCTTCTCCCAAGTAGACCTGAAGCTGGTGGCAAGAGTGCTGAGAATGTCTACAATCACAACCGATCAATTGGTGTGGTGCCACAAGAAACTGAGCAAGATTAGGCTGGTGGAGAGAAAGATCTACAGGGAGCCTTCCTTCTTGCTATTCCCATGTTGA